A section of the Candidatus Rokuibacteriota bacterium genome encodes:
- a CDS encoding CopD family protein, with product MTLLAGFLDVLLRGLALVALSASVGGVGYALWALRPLGRRRPPVEAAARRALGLIIAGALVLAAARLVILTVLQPWALADETGGWALREVLSTAFARAGLVSVVLALGLAVCAAWLRAHPTSPAGWMVAVAISLVLLGNAAWLAHATSRLEGRAPLMAMTVVHQAGAVIWVGGLIHLMGFWRLRGSWRLSPGDEAADRLGAAVLGRFSALALFGVALVVGPGLFLMRHYVGGWEALIGTGYGFMVVTKVALLGAALLLGALNFLVLRRRTGGGPAGDATARLRAFVEAELGIGLTVLLSAASLTSLPPGIDVVADRATPAEVAARFLPGMPRLTSPPVGQLLAAAAPIADTLGIRQPEEYAWSEYNHHAAGMFVFAMGVLAVLDRTGRPRWARHWPLLFLGLAAFMFIRNDPRAWPLGPAGFWESMTLPDVLQHRLAVLFVVAIGLFEWLGRIGPLRRPGWQLVFPLLCAAGGAVLLTHSHAMFNLKAEFLAEVSHAPMGLLAVLMGWGRWIELRLPEGTNGVPGWVWAVSMVLIGALLLVYRET from the coding sequence ATGACCCTGCTGGCCGGCTTCCTCGACGTGCTGCTGCGGGGGCTCGCCCTCGTGGCCCTCAGCGCGTCCGTCGGAGGTGTCGGCTACGCGCTCTGGGCCCTGCGCCCGCTCGGGCGCCGCCGTCCCCCTGTGGAGGCTGCGGCCCGGCGGGCGCTGGGCCTCATCATCGCGGGTGCGCTCGTGCTGGCGGCCGCACGCCTCGTGATCCTGACCGTGCTCCAGCCCTGGGCGCTCGCCGACGAGACGGGCGGCTGGGCCCTGCGCGAGGTCCTCTCCACGGCCTTCGCACGAGCCGGGCTCGTGAGCGTCGTGCTGGCGCTGGGCCTTGCCGTCTGCGCCGCCTGGCTCCGTGCCCACCCGACCTCGCCGGCTGGGTGGATGGTCGCTGTCGCGATCTCCCTCGTCCTGCTTGGCAACGCGGCCTGGCTGGCGCATGCCACGAGTCGGCTCGAGGGGCGAGCCCCGCTCATGGCAATGACCGTCGTCCATCAGGCGGGGGCGGTGATCTGGGTGGGCGGCCTGATCCACCTCATGGGCTTCTGGCGGCTCCGGGGCTCGTGGCGACTCTCGCCCGGTGACGAGGCGGCGGATCGCCTGGGGGCGGCGGTGCTCGGGCGCTTCTCGGCGCTGGCGCTCTTCGGCGTCGCGCTCGTGGTGGGGCCAGGTCTCTTCCTCATGCGCCACTATGTCGGCGGCTGGGAAGCCCTGATCGGCACGGGCTACGGCTTCATGGTCGTCACCAAGGTCGCTCTCCTGGGGGCGGCGCTTCTGCTGGGGGCCCTCAACTTCCTCGTCCTGCGAAGACGGACGGGCGGCGGACCCGCGGGGGACGCGACCGCGCGGCTGCGTGCGTTCGTGGAGGCGGAGCTCGGCATCGGGCTGACGGTGCTGCTCTCCGCGGCCTCGCTCACCTCGCTGCCGCCAGGGATCGACGTGGTGGCCGACCGGGCCACCCCCGCCGAGGTGGCCGCGCGCTTCTTGCCCGGGATGCCGAGGCTCACCTCCCCCCCCGTGGGGCAACTTCTGGCCGCGGCGGCGCCCATTGCCGACACGCTCGGGATCCGGCAGCCCGAGGAGTACGCCTGGTCCGAGTACAACCATCACGCCGCCGGGATGTTCGTGTTCGCCATGGGAGTTCTGGCCGTGCTCGACCGGACCGGCCGGCCCCGCTGGGCGCGCCACTGGCCGCTCCTCTTCCTGGGTCTCGCGGCCTTCATGTTCATCCGGAACGATCCCCGCGCCTGGCCGCTGGGACCCGCCGGGTTCTGGGAGAGCATGACGCTGCCCGACGTCCTGCAGCACCGGCTGGCGGTGCTCTTCGTGGTGGCCATTGGCCTCTTCGAATGGCTGGGGCGCATCGGCCCACTGAGGCGCCCGGGCTGGCAGCTCGTCTTCCCGCTGCTCTGCGCCGCTGGCGGCGCGGTGCTGCTCACCCACTCCCACGCCATGTTCAACCTCAAGGCGGAGTTCCTGGCGGAGGTGTCCCACGCGCCCATGGGACTCCTGGCGGTCCTCATGGGGTGGGGGCGGTGGATCGAGCTGAGACTTCCCGAGGGGACGAACGGGGTGCCCGGGTGGGTATGGGCAGTGTCCATGGTGCTGATCGGCGCACTCCTGCTCGTGTACCGGGAGACCTGA
- a CDS encoding aldo/keto reductase, which translates to MIQGFATPEGTAAYRARVGARAVPEHFRSWRGLTLSSVGIGTYLGGEDDPTDRAYREAVTRALEIGINVVDSAVNYRQQRSERAIGAALRALIAAGGARREEVVIATKGGFIPFDGAVPANPGAYVADTYVRPGIVRPEDVVGGCHCLAPRFLADQLERSRANLGVGTLDVYYLHNPEMQLPAVDRSTFLARVRHAFEFLEGAVSAGTIRLYGTATWTGYRQPPAAPDYLSLEELVGLAVEVAGEGHHCRVIQLPYNLGMTEAFTTANQRAGRDTVTPLEAAERFGLYVVSSASIYQGQLARGLPEVVGRFLPGLQTDAQRALQFVRSTPGIGSALVGMKAVAHVEENGRLAAVPPVPWEKFRKLFEAA; encoded by the coding sequence GTGATCCAGGGATTCGCGACGCCCGAGGGCACGGCGGCCTACCGCGCCCGCGTGGGAGCACGCGCGGTGCCGGAGCACTTCCGCTCCTGGCGCGGGCTCACGCTGTCCTCCGTGGGCATCGGCACCTATCTGGGCGGGGAGGACGATCCCACCGACCGCGCGTACCGCGAGGCGGTGACCCGCGCCCTCGAGATCGGAATCAACGTGGTGGACTCCGCCGTGAACTACCGCCAGCAGCGGAGCGAGCGCGCCATCGGCGCGGCCCTCCGCGCACTCATCGCCGCGGGCGGCGCCAGGCGCGAGGAGGTGGTAATCGCCACCAAGGGGGGCTTCATCCCCTTCGACGGCGCCGTGCCGGCCAATCCCGGCGCCTATGTGGCCGACACCTACGTCCGTCCCGGTATCGTCCGCCCCGAGGACGTCGTGGGCGGCTGCCACTGCCTCGCCCCGCGCTTCCTCGCCGACCAGCTCGAGCGGAGCCGGGCCAACCTCGGCGTCGGGACCCTCGACGTGTACTACCTCCACAACCCGGAGATGCAGCTCCCGGCCGTCGATCGCTCCACCTTTCTCGCGCGGGTGCGCCATGCCTTCGAGTTCCTGGAGGGCGCCGTGAGCGCCGGGACGATCCGCCTCTACGGCACGGCCACCTGGACCGGCTACCGTCAGCCGCCCGCGGCCCCCGACTACCTCTCGCTGGAAGAGCTGGTGGGCCTGGCCGTGGAGGTGGCGGGCGAGGGGCACCACTGCCGCGTGATCCAGCTCCCGTACAACCTGGGCATGACCGAGGCCTTCACCACCGCCAACCAGCGCGCGGGGCGAGACACGGTGACGCCGCTCGAGGCCGCCGAGCGCTTCGGTCTCTACGTGGTGAGCTCCGCGTCCATCTACCAGGGCCAGCTCGCCCGGGGCCTCCCGGAGGTGGTGGGCCGGTTTCTCCCCGGGCTCCAGACCGACGCCCAGCGCGCGCTCCAGTTCGTGCGCTCGACGCCCGGCATCGGCTCCGCCCTCGTGGGCATGAAGGCTGTCGCGCACGTGGAGGAGAACGGCCGCCTGGCCGCGGTGCCCCCGGTGCCCTGGGAGAAGTTCAGGAAACTCTTCGAGGCCGCG